The Candidatus Obscuribacterales bacterium sequence CATGGGGCACCAGTTTTGATTTGTCCGCAACCGGTGGCTACAGCCAAGTCAGCAATGGTGGCATCTTCGGTTTCACCAGAGCGGTGACTCATAACTGATGCATAACCATGGCGATAACCCATGTTGACGGCATCCATTGTCTCGGTCAAAGTGCCGATTTGGTTTGGCTTAATTAGGATTGCATTGGCGACACCAAGATCGATACCACGCTTAAGTCGCTTGGTGTTGGTGACAAATAGATCGTCGCCCACCAATTGAATGCGCTTGCCGAGACACTCGGTCATCATCTTCCAGGCATCCCAGTCTTCTTCAGCGACACCATCCTCGATACTAATGATTGGATAGCGGTCTACCAACTTGGCGTAGTACTCAACCATTTCTTCTTTGGAAAGCGTCCGATTTTCCTTAGCTAAAACGTATTTGCCACCACTAAAGAACTCACTGGAGGCCGGATCGAGGGCCAAAGAGATATCTTCTCCCGGCTTGAAGCCAGCTTTTTGTATGGCTTCGATGATCAATTCCAATGCATCTTCATTCGTCTTCAACGTAGGCGCAAAGCCACCTTCATCACCGACACCAACAGACAAACCACGCTCATGCAAGACCTTCTTCAAGCAATGATATGTCTCAGCACCCCAGCGCAAAGCATCGGCAAAAGTTGGTGCACCAAGTGGTGCGATCATAAACTCCTGGAAGTCGACACCATCTTCAGCGTGTTTGCCACCATTCAATATATTCATTAACGGCACCGGCAAAATGTTTGCGCTAATGCCACCAACATAGCGGAAAAGCGGCAGCCCGACTGAGTTTGCAGCAGCCTTAGCCACAGCCAGAGAAACTCCAAGCATTGCATTGGCACCTAAGTTGGACTTATTTTCAGTGCCATCAAGTCTGATAATTTCGCTGTCTACGCCACTTTGATCGAGTGCATTGATACCAAATAGATGCTCAGCAATTTTTTCATTGACGTTTGTAACGGCGTTTTTGACACCTTTTCCGAGATAACGCTTTTTGTCCTCATCACGCAATTCAGCTGCTTCAAAGGTTCCCGTCGAAGCCCCGGACGGCACAGCTGCTGACGCTCGCGCACCATCGTCGAGCACCACTTCTACTTCGACTGTAGGATTGCCTCTGGAATCCAAAATTTCTATGGAGGATATCTCTTCAATATGTGCCATCTGAACTCTTCTCCTTCTTGCACTTTTTTGCTTTAAAAAAGTGCGCTCATTAACTCCAGTTTAGGTATAATCCTTCCTGTTAGGTCGCCGATGTTGATGCTCTCACAAACAAGGCAATACGGCCCGACAGTTAAGCAAAATTAGTACCGCAAACACAGTCCTTCGCGCCATCGCCTAGAAATGACCGGTTCCAAAATGAGCCAATCGCAGGGAAGCAGCTTCCAGGCCATTCAGGAATACTTTCAGCGTCAATCATGCCGATATTGTTATCAACCGTTTGCGGCTGATGGCGTCCAGCTCTTAAGAGAAGAGCCGGGCATCATGGTAGTGCGTGTTTGCTGCCTACAGTGCTCACGACCACTTGGCGTAGCCATAGTCGGCACCAATAACAAAAAAGCCCAGGCTAAGAAGACTAAAGTCTCCGAGTGGACCAAGAAGGACACTCAAAAGTTTGAAAAAATGCCGGCAATTACCTACGACGACGTGCTGGCGGCACACCAATTTTTTGATTCACTGGGCTCTGACTGGCAAAGACACCTAGGTCGCTAGTCGCTCAGAAAATAAATATCAGCCAGCCAGTTGCTACAATTAAGTGAACGGGCGCATGCAATGCGCCCCTACGAAAAGCGAAACAAGCGTTGCGAGGAGCAATGCACAGTGTAGCGAACGCAGGATGCGAGTAGCAAGCGAAAGCACTGGCTCTGCAGTGCTGGAGCATTAAATATGGCATTAGGTCACGAGGTCGCACTGTTCAAACCTCCAGCCAAGTCGCAAACGACTTTGGCCATCAGCTTTGCCTTTCCTAATACATACGAAATAGGTATGTCCAGCTTGGGCTACCAGCTTGTCTGGTGGCTTTTGGAGCAAGATCCGGATACTTCCGTATCAAGAGTCTTCATGGACTGCCAGGAATCAGGTTGGCTTAATTCCCAACTAATAGGCTTCACACTTTCATGGGAACTGGACTACATCAACGTTCTAGAAATGCTCAAGAAAGGCAATATTGCAAGCTTATCTCAACAAAGAGACAACGACGCTCCAATTATCTTTGGTGGTGGTCCAGTGCTTACCGCAAATCCGGAACCATTTGCTGAAATATTCGATGTGATTCTTTTAGGAGACGCAGAAGTTACTGTGCCTGCGTTTCTCAAAGCTCTCAAGGACACTGCCCACATTCAAAACAGAAAACAAAGACTAGAAGCACTTGCTGCCACACCCGGTATCTACGTTCCACAATTCTATGCTTACACAGCAACCGAAACAGGACCAATAAGTGCAATTAACACTATCGGTAATGTCCCTGCAGAACCAATTAAGCAAACTTACAATGCACCTGAGGACTATATTGCGCATTCATTGATGCTTGCACCTGATACCACATTTGGTGATACGTTCCTCATTGAAGTTGTCCGCTCATGCCCGCAAGAATGTCGCTTTT is a genomic window containing:
- the eno gene encoding phosphopyruvate hydratase, with translation MAHIEEISSIEILDSRGNPTVEVEVVLDDGARASAAVPSGASTGTFEAAELRDEDKKRYLGKGVKNAVTNVNEKIAEHLFGINALDQSGVDSEIIRLDGTENKSNLGANAMLGVSLAVAKAAANSVGLPLFRYVGGISANILPVPLMNILNGGKHAEDGVDFQEFMIAPLGAPTFADALRWGAETYHCLKKVLHERGLSVGVGDEGGFAPTLKTNEDALELIIEAIQKAGFKPGEDISLALDPASSEFFSGGKYVLAKENRTLSKEEMVEYYAKLVDRYPIISIEDGVAEEDWDAWKMMTECLGKRIQLVGDDLFVTNTKRLKRGIDLGVANAILIKPNQIGTLTETMDAVNMGYRHGYASVMSHRSGETEDATIADLAVATGCGQIKTGAPCRSERTAKYNQLLRIERMLGDAAHYAGREAFAQFRSKEKDRVTAK